A window of Perognathus longimembris pacificus isolate PPM17 chromosome 6, ASM2315922v1, whole genome shotgun sequence contains these coding sequences:
- the LOC125352433 gene encoding basic proline-rich protein-like, with protein sequence MAALLPGFRGLRAETLARASAAARLLPAPEVEHSSQVLFEGVTLFPLTRCAPHWLGQTEGGPAPLQAAPGAWRRWPGGRGRRPPALAQASSRGGRRAAASTSAAPASPQRRAAAPGDGKVPPAPPSSPPFAPGSPPLPPGTGRSPPPLPAVRSRVTPAAPGDGKVPPAPRRSLPGHPRCPRGREGPPRSPPFAPGSPPLPPGTGRSPPLPAVRSRVTPAAPGDGRVPPLPAVRSRVTPAAPGDGKVPPAPRRSLPGHPRGPRGREGPPSSLPFAPGDGKVPPAPCCSLPGHPRCPRGREGPPRSPPSAPGSPPLPPGDGKVPPAPRRSLPGHPSTPAGRP encoded by the coding sequence ATGGCTGCTCTGCTCCCTGGGTTCAGGGGTCTGCGGGCCGAGACCTTAGCCAGAGCTAGCGCGGCTGCGCGCCTGCTCCCTGCGCCTGAGGTCGAGCACAGCAGCCAGGTCTTGTTTGAAGGAGTAACTCTCTTCCCACTGACAAGATGCGCCCCACACTGGCTTGGGCAGACAGAGGGCGGACCGGCCCCTCTTCAGGCGGCGCCGGGGGCCTGGCGGAGGTGGCCCGGGGGTCGGGGTCGCCGTCCCCCCGCGCTGGCCCAGGCGAGCTCCCGGGGCGGCCGCAGGGCCGCGGCCTCCACCTCCGCTGCCCCGGCCTCCCCGCAGCGCCGGGCCGCTGCCCCCGGGGACGGGAAGgtccccccagctccccccagctccccgccGTTCGCTCCCGGGTCACCCCCGCTGCCCCCGGGGACGGGAAggtccccccccccgctccccgccgTTCGCTCCCGGGTCACCCCCGCTGCCCCCGGGGACGGGAAGGtcccccccgctccccgccgTTCGCTCCCGGGTCACCCCCGCTGCCCCCGGGGACGGGAAGGtcccccccgctccccgccgTTCGCTCCCGGGTCACCCCCGCTGCCCCCGGGGACGGGAAGGtcccccccgctccccgccgTCCGCTCCCGGGTCACCCCCGCTGCCCCCGGGGACGGGAGGGTCCCCCCGCTCCCTGCTGTTCGCTCCCGGGTCACCCCCGCTGCCCCCGGGGACGGGAAGGTCCCCCCAGCTCCCCGCCGTTCGCTCCCGGGTcacccccgcggcccccggggACGGGAAGGTCCCCCCAGCTCCCTGCCGTTCGCTCCCGGGGACGGGAAGGTCCCCCCAGCTCCCTGCTGTTCGCTCCCGGGTCACCCCCGCTGCCCCCGGGGACGGGAAGGtccgccccgctccccgccgtCCGCTCCCGGGTCACCCCCGCTGCCCCCCGGGGACGGGAAGGtcccccccgctccccgccgTTCGCTCCCGGGTCACCCGTCCACTCCTGCAGGCCGTCCCTGA